The Palaemon carinicauda isolate YSFRI2023 chromosome 37, ASM3689809v2, whole genome shotgun sequence genome contains a region encoding:
- the LOC137629515 gene encoding uncharacterized protein, whose protein sequence is MVLRQKVIQLDLPTSSGSPSRSICHGIQPQTTMLCSPQPGPSGLCPRRHVHRLKQLAEDLPVSTYKHANESPRQAQDFQRTDCPSGPQLAQKQLVSSLGATETPPSADSQPKVNTNSTNSQCVSFLKNSEYPNFMDFMKFAAQKDAETDPLNTLFLESDKRESTLRQYDSAVRKLAKFLKNSGVQTMTTNLAVTLFRTLFEGGLAANTITTIKSALKKIFQFGFNINLTNSYFSSIPRAYARLKPVTHPHTISWFLNDVLNLASDTDNDSCTSITLLRKTLFLISLASGTRISELSALSREPDHIDFLSSGEILISRDRKFLAKNEDPQNKWTPWKTFPLPQDLSLCPVNTESLFE, encoded by the coding sequence atggtccttagacaaaaAGTCATTCAATTGGATCTGCCAACAAGTTCCGGATCTCCAAGTAGATCTATTTgtcacggaatccaaccacaaactacaatgttatgtagcccccaacctggaccctctggcctatgccCCAGACGCCATGTCCATAGATTGAAACAACTGGcggaggatttacctgtttccacatataaacatgctaatgaaagtcctagacaagctcaggactttcaaaggacgGATTGCCctagtggcccccaattggcccaaaagcaactggtttcctctcttGGTGCAACTGAGACTCCGCCCTCGGCAGATTCCCAACCCAAAGTTAACACAAAtagtacaaactcgcagtgtgtcagcttcctcaagaattcagagtaccctaactttatggacttcatgaaatttgcagcacaAAAAGATGCTGAGACTGACCCTCTCAACACATTGTTCCTAGAGTCAGACAAAAGAGAATCCACCCTTCGGCAATACGATTCTGCCGTAAGGAAGTTAGCAAAATTTTTGAAAAACTCAGGAGTTCAGACGATGActacgaatctggcagttacccttttcagaactttgtttgaaggggGACTAGCCGctaatactattactacaattaagtccgctttaaagaaaatatttcagttcgggttcaatattaatcttacaaaTTCGTATTTTTCGTCTATCCCCAGAGCTTATgctagactaaaaccagtaactcATCCTCACACCATTTCCTGGTTTTTAAATGATGTCCTTAATCTAGCTTCTGATACTGATAATGACTCATGCACTTCTATAACGCTTCTTAGAAAGACGttatttttgataagtttagcttcaggaaccagaatatctgaactctcagcattatctagagaGCCAGATCACATTGACTTTCTTTCTTCTGGTGAAATATTAATCTCTCGAGATAGAAAAttcttagcaaagaatgaggaTCCACAGAATAAATGGACCCCGTGGAAGACTTTCCCACTTCCACAGGAcctatctctgtgcccagttaaCACTGAAAGCCTATTTGAATAG